Proteins co-encoded in one Polynucleobacter sp. MWH-UH19D genomic window:
- the trmL gene encoding tRNA (uridine(34)/cytosine(34)/5-carboxymethylaminomethyluridine(34)-2'-O)-methyltransferase TrmL, with amino-acid sequence MFNIVLFEPEIPPNTGNIIRLCANTGAKLHLIEPLGFPMEDAKLRRAGLDYHEFASIAVHQNWSQFLKNESPNPQHLFALTTKGSGKFHESKFQANDYFVFGSETKGITDEVRNSIPLENQLRLAMKDNSRSLNLSNTVAIVVYEAWRQNGFTGGK; translated from the coding sequence ATGTTTAATATTGTTTTATTTGAACCAGAAATTCCACCCAATACAGGCAATATCATTCGCCTGTGTGCCAATACCGGGGCAAAGCTGCATCTAATAGAGCCCCTGGGCTTTCCAATGGAAGATGCGAAGTTACGACGTGCTGGATTGGACTATCACGAATTTGCAAGCATTGCGGTTCATCAAAACTGGTCGCAGTTTCTCAAAAATGAATCCCCCAACCCCCAACATCTATTTGCCTTGACTACCAAAGGTAGTGGCAAATTTCATGAAAGTAAATTTCAAGCAAATGATTATTTTGTATTTGGCTCTGAAACAAAAGGAATTACTGATGAAGTTCGCAATTCCATTCCACTAGAAAATCAATTGCGCTTAGCAATGAAAGACAATAGTCGAAGCCTAAATTTATCGAACACTGTTGCGATTGTTGTATATGAAGCTTGGCGCCAAAATGGGTTTACAGGCGGCAAGTAA
- a CDS encoding S41 family peptidase, which translates to MRQFFKNFALITIGLIAGVTATIQLSATAQQSGQLPLDELRTLSNVFAQIKREYVEPIEDKQLLTDAVKGMVSSLDPHSTFLDKKDFSEMQEQTSGKFAGLGIEITSEDGVVKVLNPIEDSPAARAGLQAGDLITRLDDKPVRGMSLDKAVRTMRGTPGTKITLTVYRKSEERSFPVTITRAEIKVQSVKAKIVDNDIAWVRITSFQERTVPDLAKKLTDLANQNPKLKGVILDLRNNGGGLLQGAVGVAAAFLPADSVIVSTKGQAPDSKQIFNATPAMYRLSEPGDPLAGVPPIFKKLPMVVLVNAYSASASEIVAGALQDYKRATIIGKTTFGKGSVQTVRPLTNDSALKITTAYYYTPSGKSIQAFGIKPDIPVDQNKDGDPDDVLITREIDSEKHLRNKQSAEDKLIKDREERRLQELQRIEEKNAKKTPEEKEKDKNKKPVELGSADDFMLTQAVAFINGQPVKRSSSKLE; encoded by the coding sequence ATGCGTCAATTTTTTAAGAACTTTGCACTAATAACCATCGGCTTAATAGCGGGTGTTACTGCCACTATTCAGCTTTCAGCTACAGCACAACAAAGTGGGCAACTTCCTTTAGATGAGTTGCGCACCCTCTCAAATGTGTTTGCTCAAATTAAGCGAGAGTATGTTGAGCCCATTGAAGACAAGCAACTGCTAACAGATGCTGTCAAGGGCATGGTCAGCAGCCTTGATCCTCACTCTACTTTCTTAGATAAAAAAGATTTTTCTGAGATGCAAGAGCAAACCTCTGGAAAATTTGCAGGGCTGGGAATTGAAATTACCTCCGAGGATGGCGTTGTAAAAGTACTTAATCCAATCGAAGATAGTCCTGCCGCTCGTGCTGGCTTGCAAGCAGGCGATCTAATTACTCGCCTAGATGACAAACCTGTTCGCGGCATGTCTCTCGATAAAGCAGTGCGCACTATGCGAGGTACGCCAGGCACCAAAATTACTTTAACGGTTTATCGCAAAAGCGAAGAACGCAGCTTTCCAGTGACGATTACCCGTGCTGAGATTAAGGTGCAATCCGTCAAAGCCAAAATTGTTGATAACGATATTGCATGGGTACGTATCACCAGCTTCCAAGAGCGTACTGTTCCAGATCTCGCTAAAAAACTAACCGACCTTGCCAATCAAAATCCAAAACTAAAAGGGGTGATCTTAGACCTCCGCAATAACGGCGGCGGCTTATTACAAGGCGCTGTTGGCGTGGCAGCAGCATTTTTGCCAGCGGACTCGGTCATTGTTTCAACTAAGGGTCAGGCGCCGGATTCCAAGCAAATCTTTAATGCAACTCCAGCAATGTATCGCCTCAGCGAACCAGGCGATCCATTAGCAGGTGTACCGCCTATCTTCAAAAAATTACCAATGGTTGTTTTAGTAAACGCCTATTCAGCGTCCGCATCTGAAATTGTTGCTGGCGCATTACAAGACTATAAGCGCGCAACTATTATTGGTAAAACGACCTTTGGCAAAGGCTCTGTTCAGACTGTTCGACCACTAACAAATGACTCTGCTCTAAAAATTACAACTGCCTACTACTACACGCCTAGTGGCAAGTCTATTCAAGCATTTGGCATCAAACCAGATATTCCTGTTGATCAAAATAAGGATGGCGATCCTGATGATGTATTAATTACACGCGAGATTGATAGCGAAAAGCATTTGCGCAATAAACAATCTGCTGAAGATAAATTAATTAAGGATCGCGAAGAGCGTCGCTTGCAAGAGCTACAACGCATTGAAGAGAAAAATGCGAAGAAAACTCCTGAAGAAAAAGAGAAAGACAAGAACAAGAAACCGGTTGAATTGGGCAGCGCTGATGATTTCATGCTTACCCAAGCGGTCGCATTTATCAATGGACAGCCTGTAAAACGCTCATCATCAAAACTAGAGTGA
- the coxB gene encoding cytochrome c oxidase subunit II: MNLFGKVTRASLYLVAAFGTALAYATENMPGGPAVNQLNFPAPATKIMQEIHWLHWMMLVICALIFVGVFGVMFYSILKHRKSLGHKSASFHESTLVEIIWTVIPLLIVIGMALPATKTVVAMKDTTNSDITIKTTGYQWKWGYDYIKGEGEGISFLSTLSTSREAINNLAPKSNTYLMEVDNEMVVPVGKKIRLITTANDVIHAWTIPAFGVKQDAIPGFVRDTWFKAENIGTYRGQCSELCGAEHAFMPIVVKVVSQDDYTAWVAQKKKEMGTAGDDPSKVYTMEEQKERGAKVYAANCAACHQPNGKGAGTFPALDGSKVVNGPKAGQFNILINGKGAMPKWAGVISDGDIAAVMTYTRNSWGNKTGEVIQTQEIITARGGN; this comes from the coding sequence ATGAATTTATTTGGAAAAGTCACTAGGGCATCGCTCTACTTAGTAGCAGCTTTTGGCACTGCACTTGCTTACGCAACTGAAAACATGCCGGGCGGTCCAGCTGTAAACCAGCTGAATTTCCCTGCCCCAGCTACAAAAATCATGCAAGAAATCCACTGGTTGCATTGGATGATGCTCGTCATTTGCGCGTTGATTTTTGTGGGCGTTTTTGGCGTGATGTTCTATTCAATTTTGAAACATCGCAAATCACTCGGACACAAATCAGCGTCGTTCCACGAGAGCACATTAGTGGAAATTATTTGGACAGTGATTCCTCTATTGATTGTGATTGGTATGGCATTGCCAGCAACGAAAACAGTTGTGGCAATGAAAGACACTACTAATTCCGATATCACCATTAAGACAACTGGTTATCAGTGGAAATGGGGTTACGACTACATTAAGGGTGAGGGCGAAGGAATTAGCTTCTTGTCTACTCTTTCCACTTCACGTGAAGCAATTAACAATCTCGCACCAAAATCGAATACTTACTTAATGGAAGTGGACAACGAAATGGTTGTCCCAGTTGGTAAAAAAATTCGTTTGATCACTACAGCAAACGATGTTATCCATGCGTGGACGATTCCAGCATTCGGTGTAAAGCAAGATGCAATTCCAGGCTTTGTGCGTGATACATGGTTCAAGGCTGAAAACATTGGCACATACCGTGGTCAGTGTTCTGAGTTGTGTGGTGCAGAGCATGCGTTCATGCCAATCGTTGTTAAGGTAGTTTCACAAGATGACTACACCGCTTGGGTAGCTCAGAAGAAGAAAGAAATGGGCACTGCCGGAGATGATCCTTCTAAGGTTTACACCATGGAAGAGCAGAAGGAGCGTGGTGCAAAGGTGTACGCGGCTAATTGTGCTGCTTGCCACCAACCGAACGGTAAGGGTGCTGGCACTTTCCCAGCGCTTGATGGCAGCAAGGTGGTGAACGGTCCTAAGGCAGGTCAGTTCAACATCTTGATTAATGGTAAAGGTGCAATGCCGAAATGGGCTGGTGTGATTTCTGATGGCGATATCGCTGCAGTGATGACCTATACCCGTAACTCATGGGGTAATAAGACGGGTGAAGTGATTCAGACCCAAGAAATTATTACCGCACG
- the grxC gene encoding glutaredoxin 3, with protein sequence MPQVTMYSTQVCPYCVMAEKLLVKKGVTNLEKILIDRDPAQRETMMTRTGRRTVPQIYIGDTHVGGYDDLVALDRAGKLDPLLI encoded by the coding sequence ATGCCTCAAGTAACGATGTACAGCACACAAGTGTGCCCCTACTGCGTAATGGCAGAAAAGTTATTGGTAAAAAAGGGTGTGACTAATTTAGAAAAGATCTTGATTGATCGAGATCCTGCGCAACGTGAAACGATGATGACGAGAACAGGCCGACGCACAGTTCCCCAAATCTATATTGGCGATACCCATGTTGGTGGATATGATGATTTGGTAGCCTTGGATCGCGCCGGTAAGCTTGATCCATTATTGATTTAA
- a CDS encoding NAD(P)H-dependent glycerol-3-phosphate dehydrogenase has protein sequence MKVTLLGAGAWGTAMASQAARQLREEDVCLWSRNADQLEAIAQTGQNQAYLPGISLPKNLHLEGDFDAAVKRLGVDDLLVIATPMSGLSETIARVLKVANQPLNIVWLCKGLEPETALLPHQVVDREDRLHSRGIQHAYGALSGPSFAHEVGSGMPCALTVASSSERLCKIVQAAFHHGNMRVYSSDDLIGVELGGAVKNVLAIAAGIGDGLDLGLNARAAVLTRGLAEMMRLVKAAGGKSETCMGLTGVGDLILTATGNLSRNRRVGLELASGKPLSEILANLGHVAEGVLCAAAVGDLAKRLNVEMPITAMMGDVLAGKLQAQDAVKKLMGRDPKIES, from the coding sequence ATGAAAGTGACACTGCTTGGCGCTGGTGCCTGGGGGACAGCAATGGCCTCCCAAGCTGCTCGCCAGCTGCGTGAAGAAGATGTTTGTTTATGGTCTCGTAACGCAGATCAATTAGAGGCGATTGCTCAAACTGGCCAAAATCAGGCTTATCTTCCAGGAATCTCTTTGCCAAAGAACCTTCATCTTGAAGGTGATTTTGATGCAGCAGTAAAAAGACTTGGGGTTGATGACCTTTTAGTGATTGCAACTCCGATGTCAGGTTTATCAGAAACTATTGCTCGAGTTCTTAAGGTGGCTAATCAGCCGCTCAATATTGTTTGGCTTTGCAAAGGCTTGGAACCTGAGACAGCTCTGTTGCCTCATCAAGTGGTTGACCGTGAGGATCGACTACATAGTCGCGGAATTCAGCATGCATATGGCGCTCTATCTGGACCCAGTTTTGCGCATGAAGTTGGCTCTGGAATGCCTTGTGCATTAACGGTTGCTAGCTCATCCGAGCGTCTTTGCAAAATTGTGCAAGCAGCATTTCATCATGGCAATATGCGCGTTTATTCGAGTGATGATTTGATTGGCGTAGAGTTGGGTGGCGCCGTTAAGAATGTATTGGCAATTGCTGCCGGCATTGGTGATGGCCTAGATCTGGGCTTGAATGCGCGCGCAGCTGTATTGACACGTGGATTGGCTGAGATGATGCGCTTAGTAAAGGCTGCGGGCGGCAAATCTGAGACCTGTATGGGATTAACTGGTGTTGGTGATTTAATTTTGACTGCCACAGGCAATCTCTCTCGCAATCGTCGTGTTGGTCTTGAGCTCGCATCAGGCAAGCCTTTGAGTGAAATTTTGGCAAACTTGGGGCATGTTGCTGAGGGTGTTTTATGTGCCGCAGCTGTTGGCGATCTAGCAAAGCGATTAAATGTAGAGATGCCAATTACTGCGATGATGGGCGATGTTTTGGCAGGCAAACTTCAGGCCCAAGACGCCGTCAAAAAGTTGATGGGACGTGATCCCAAAATTGAATCTTAA
- a CDS encoding methyltransferase domain-containing protein, with protein sequence MTQPIKWLQDEIAERMLQKLDIVKLDVRDILLIPDFPGNHHASLAKRFPRARIHSVIEDGSSRFQLWISKTAVNWRSLFSGGAVGSLSHLRDNNKFSISDHSVDLIFSNLLLQDLVDPKLFLRECWRVLREGGLVVFSYLGPDTGKELRALSSSSLQLKNLISPWDMHDLGDALVVERFADPVMDMEYLTLDYQKSELLLSDIEALGLANVNHHLDVEIDDLPHKLTLEIVYGHAWAIGKHLAKSHDSVAFIDVNQIGRKTRTDSH encoded by the coding sequence ATGACCCAGCCCATCAAATGGTTACAAGATGAAATTGCAGAGCGAATGCTGCAAAAACTGGATATTGTGAAATTAGATGTTCGGGATATTTTGTTGATTCCAGACTTTCCAGGAAATCATCACGCATCATTAGCAAAGCGTTTTCCCAGAGCGCGTATTCATAGTGTTATTGAGGATGGATCTTCAAGGTTTCAATTGTGGATTTCGAAAACTGCTGTAAATTGGCGATCACTATTTAGCGGAGGAGCAGTAGGCTCACTTTCCCATTTACGCGATAACAATAAATTTAGTATTTCTGACCATTCTGTTGATTTGATATTTAGCAATTTATTGCTGCAGGACCTGGTTGACCCCAAGTTATTTTTGCGAGAATGTTGGCGCGTTTTGCGTGAAGGTGGGCTTGTAGTATTTAGCTACCTGGGACCTGATACTGGAAAAGAATTGCGGGCCCTGTCGAGTAGTTCATTGCAGCTCAAAAATTTAATCAGTCCTTGGGATATGCATGACCTTGGGGATGCCCTAGTGGTCGAGCGGTTTGCGGACCCCGTAATGGATATGGAATATTTGACGCTCGATTACCAAAAGTCCGAGCTTTTATTGAGTGACATTGAAGCCTTGGGCCTAGCCAATGTAAACCACCATTTGGATGTTGAAATCGACGATTTGCCACATAAATTGACCCTAGAGATTGTTTATGGACATGCCTGGGCTATCGGAAAACACCTTGCTAAATCTCATGACAGCGTAGCCTTTATTGATGTAAATCAAATTGGACGCAAGACTAGGACAGATTCTCATTAA
- a CDS encoding rhodanese-like domain-containing protein, with the protein MNFLMQTDNLALIALLLFSGAALFLPTLSTLISGSGLSPTEATIWINRRKAYVLDLRSEDAYKTGHLPGAKLANISGLTASIEGMKLDRKHPVVLVCDTGSHSRKAVAEVKNLGFSEVGILEGGVQAWKVAALPLVKQGK; encoded by the coding sequence ATGAACTTTCTCATGCAAACTGATAATTTAGCGCTTATAGCCCTGTTGCTGTTCTCGGGCGCCGCGCTTTTCCTGCCTACATTATCTACGCTTATTAGCGGTAGCGGCTTATCACCTACTGAGGCCACCATTTGGATTAATCGACGCAAGGCGTATGTGCTCGATTTGCGTTCTGAAGATGCCTATAAAACTGGGCATTTGCCAGGTGCAAAATTAGCCAATATTTCTGGTTTGACCGCCTCTATTGAGGGTATGAAGCTGGATCGCAAGCACCCAGTAGTTTTGGTGTGCGATACCGGATCGCATTCGCGTAAAGCAGTCGCTGAAGTAAAAAATCTTGGGTTTTCTGAAGTGGGTATTTTGGAAGGTGGGGTGCAGGCATGGAAGGTTGCCGCACTTCCTTTGGTGAAGCAGGGTAAGTGA
- the ptsP gene encoding phosphoenolpyruvate--protein phosphotransferase, with product MTFALHGIAVSKGIAIGKAVLISRAALEVSHYLVEPGKEEVEAKKLLDAFDQVRLELDQLRQGLPKDAPQEMAAFLDVHGMILADPALAEKPLKLIRAQRLNAAWALTTELNDLLEQFAEIEDPYLKERANDIRQVAERVIKALNSQKDSLETEFLPSSDADIESIIVAHDIAPHDMLRFKDHAFTGFVTDLGGKTSHTAIVARSMEIPAVVGVRHASEMIRHGDWLILDGEQGVVVVSPDEQLLTEYRKLQSQAAKEARKLQQLKHAKTETEDRVDIELFANIELPEDAVQAVKLGAVGVGLFRSEFLFMDRKQALPDEEQQYQEYRRVVDLMHGLPVNIRTIDVGADKALGVGGSEVSQTGTSPLGLRAIRWSLTEPEIFLTQLRAILRASAHGQARIMIPMLAHAKEIDETFRLIEKAKQQLLQRGQSFNPNIQVGAMIEIPAAALVLPLFIDRFDFLSIGTNDLIQYTLAIDRADHAVAHLYDPLHPAILNLIAGIIDQAKRAGVPVAVCGEMAGDPSLTKLLLAMGLTDFSMHFSQLLLVKREILQANVGILKARFPRVLKAYEPEAQAKALERLFS from the coding sequence ATGACATTTGCGTTGCATGGAATTGCGGTATCAAAAGGCATTGCCATTGGCAAAGCCGTACTGATCTCACGTGCAGCCTTAGAAGTAAGTCATTATTTAGTAGAGCCTGGTAAAGAAGAGGTTGAGGCTAAAAAATTATTAGATGCGTTTGATCAGGTGCGTTTAGAGCTCGATCAATTGCGCCAAGGTTTGCCTAAAGATGCGCCCCAAGAAATGGCGGCGTTTTTAGATGTGCATGGCATGATTTTGGCTGACCCCGCTCTTGCAGAAAAGCCGCTTAAATTAATTCGTGCGCAACGACTCAATGCTGCTTGGGCCTTGACTACCGAGCTGAATGATCTATTAGAGCAATTTGCTGAAATTGAAGACCCCTACTTAAAAGAGCGTGCAAATGATATTCGGCAAGTAGCAGAGCGCGTTATTAAGGCGCTCAATTCGCAAAAAGACAGCCTTGAAACTGAGTTCCTGCCATCAAGCGATGCTGATATTGAGTCAATTATTGTTGCTCATGACATTGCTCCGCATGACATGTTGCGTTTTAAAGATCATGCGTTTACTGGTTTTGTTACGGATCTTGGCGGAAAAACTTCGCACACCGCGATTGTGGCCCGAAGCATGGAGATTCCAGCAGTAGTTGGTGTGCGCCATGCCAGCGAAATGATTCGCCATGGTGACTGGCTTATTTTGGATGGCGAGCAAGGGGTAGTTGTAGTTTCTCCTGACGAACAATTGCTAACGGAGTATCGCAAGCTACAAAGTCAGGCTGCTAAGGAGGCTCGAAAACTCCAACAGTTAAAGCACGCAAAAACTGAAACTGAAGATCGTGTTGATATTGAGCTCTTCGCCAATATTGAATTGCCTGAAGATGCTGTGCAGGCGGTGAAGCTTGGTGCAGTGGGAGTTGGCTTATTCCGCTCTGAATTTTTATTCATGGATCGTAAGCAGGCTTTGCCAGACGAAGAGCAGCAATATCAAGAGTATCGTCGAGTAGTTGATTTAATGCATGGCTTGCCAGTCAATATTCGAACAATTGACGTTGGTGCCGATAAGGCGCTCGGTGTAGGTGGATCTGAAGTATCTCAAACTGGAACATCACCGTTAGGTTTGAGAGCGATTCGTTGGTCCCTAACCGAGCCTGAAATTTTCTTGACTCAGCTCAGGGCCATACTTCGCGCTTCTGCTCATGGCCAAGCACGCATCATGATTCCAATGTTGGCTCATGCAAAAGAAATCGACGAAACATTTCGTTTGATCGAAAAAGCAAAACAACAATTGCTGCAACGTGGACAATCGTTTAATCCCAATATACAAGTGGGAGCTATGATTGAGATTCCAGCCGCTGCATTAGTGCTGCCCTTATTTATTGATCGTTTTGATTTCTTATCAATTGGTACCAATGATTTAATTCAGTACACTCTGGCGATTGACCGTGCTGATCATGCGGTGGCACATTTATACGACCCATTGCATCCAGCGATTCTGAATTTAATTGCCGGCATTATTGATCAAGCAAAGCGTGCTGGCGTGCCAGTGGCAGTGTGTGGTGAGATGGCAGGAGATCCCAGCTTAACAAAGCTATTGCTCGCAATGGGCTTAACCGATTTTTCAATGCACTTCAGTCAACTTTTATTAGTGAAGCGAGAAATTCTGCAGGCTAATGTGGGTATATTAAAAGCGCGATTCCCACGCGTTCTCAAGGCTTATGAGCCTGAGGCCCAAGCAAAAGCTTTAGAGCGCTTGTTTTCTTAA
- the gpmA gene encoding 2,3-diphosphoglycerate-dependent phosphoglycerate mutase, translating to MKQLVLIRHGESAWNLENRFTGWADVDLTQKGTEQALVAGENLRKAGYEFDIAYTSVLRRAIRTLWHVQDTMDLMWIPVVHSWRLNERHYGALTGLNKAETAAKYGDEQVHIWRRSYDVRPPLLESGDERNPKNDTRYSKLNPSDIPLGECLKDNVERVLPLWNESIAPALKANKRVLLVAHGNSIRSLIKYLDQMSDEAIMEVNVPNGVPLVYELDDNLKPIQHFYLD from the coding sequence ATGAAACAACTTGTCCTTATTCGTCATGGCGAATCCGCCTGGAACCTTGAAAACCGCTTCACTGGGTGGGCAGATGTCGACTTAACCCAAAAAGGCACCGAGCAAGCGCTGGTAGCTGGTGAAAATCTCCGAAAAGCAGGCTACGAATTTGATATTGCCTATACCTCCGTTTTAAGACGCGCTATTCGTACACTTTGGCATGTTCAAGACACCATGGACCTGATGTGGATACCAGTTGTACATAGCTGGAGATTAAATGAGCGACATTACGGCGCACTCACCGGCTTAAATAAGGCAGAAACTGCCGCTAAATATGGTGACGAGCAAGTTCATATTTGGCGACGCTCGTACGATGTGCGTCCACCACTTTTAGAATCCGGCGATGAACGCAATCCCAAAAATGATACGCGCTACTCCAAACTCAACCCCTCTGACATTCCTTTAGGGGAGTGCCTAAAAGATAACGTCGAGCGCGTATTACCACTGTGGAATGAGTCGATCGCTCCCGCGCTTAAAGCTAACAAACGTGTATTACTTGTTGCCCATGGCAACAGTATTCGCTCCTTAATTAAATACCTTGACCAAATGTCCGATGAGGCCATTATGGAAGTCAATGTACCGAATGGTGTACCCCTAGTTTACGAATTAGACGATAACCTCAAGCCAATACAACACTTCTACTTGGATTAA
- the secB gene encoding protein-export chaperone SecB produces MTEQSSATSAANSESKDPSFRIQRIYLKDLSLEQPNAPEIFLVVAEPQVQVEIDIAVKRINDELFEVALSSTLTARVEGKVLFLVEANQAGIFEFHNIPAEQIDPMLGITCPTILYPYLRSNMADVISRAGFQPIHLNEINFHGMYEHRLMQAQQAEASSNNDGTDESKIILPN; encoded by the coding sequence ATGACTGAACAATCTTCCGCAACAAGTGCTGCAAATTCTGAATCAAAAGATCCATCTTTTCGCATACAGCGTATTTATCTGAAAGATTTATCTCTTGAGCAGCCAAATGCCCCTGAGATTTTTTTGGTGGTGGCTGAGCCCCAAGTGCAAGTAGAGATTGATATTGCTGTGAAGCGAATTAATGATGAGTTATTTGAGGTTGCCTTGAGTTCAACCTTGACTGCGCGGGTCGAAGGAAAAGTATTGTTCTTGGTTGAGGCAAATCAAGCTGGAATTTTTGAGTTCCATAACATCCCCGCCGAACAGATTGATCCAATGCTAGGTATTACCTGCCCAACCATCTTGTATCCATACCTGCGTTCAAACATGGCGGATGTGATCAGTCGTGCTGGCTTCCAGCCAATCCACTTAAACGAGATTAACTTCCATGGCATGTATGAGCATAGGCTAATGCAGGCGCAACAGGCTGAAGCTAGCTCCAATAATGATGGTACTGATGAGAGCAAAATCATTCTCCCTAATTAA
- a CDS encoding HPr family phosphocarrier protein, which yields MPVAEIEIINKLGLHARASAKLSQLAAQFPCEIFLSRNGRQINAKSIMGVMMLAAGIGSTVTLETVGEKADEAMEALTALINDRFGEGE from the coding sequence ATGCCTGTTGCCGAAATTGAGATCATCAATAAATTGGGTTTGCACGCCAGGGCATCTGCCAAGCTATCGCAATTAGCTGCACAGTTTCCTTGCGAAATATTCTTGTCACGCAATGGTCGTCAAATTAATGCTAAGAGCATCATGGGTGTGATGATGTTGGCAGCAGGTATTGGCAGTACGGTGACGCTTGAAACCGTGGGAGAGAAGGCGGATGAAGCCATGGAGGCGCTCACAGCATTGATTAATGATCGCTTTGGCGAGGGCGAGTAG
- a CDS encoding HesA/MoeB/ThiF family protein — MNDEQLLRYSRHLLLEDIDVEGQEKLLQAHVVIVGAGGLGSAAAPYLAAAGVGKITLVDHDVVELTNLQRQIMHCESMVGKSKVHSGKQFLGRLNSSIQVDIVQEKITNDLLAKLLPSVNVVLDCTDNFKTRQLINAACVHHQTPLVSGSALRFDGQVAVFDPRVPSSPCYACIFSPEEEFEEVSCSSMGIFSPLVGIIGAIQAAQALQVMIGFGESLLGRMLLWNARTTQIDQIKIARNPDCPVCASKRI; from the coding sequence ATGAATGATGAGCAGTTACTTCGCTATTCAAGGCATTTGCTGCTTGAGGATATCGATGTTGAAGGCCAAGAAAAGTTATTACAAGCCCATGTAGTAATTGTTGGAGCTGGCGGTTTAGGTAGCGCAGCCGCGCCATACTTAGCCGCCGCGGGCGTTGGCAAAATTACTCTTGTTGACCACGATGTTGTTGAGCTAACCAATCTACAGCGACAAATCATGCACTGCGAGTCAATGGTTGGCAAAAGCAAAGTTCATTCAGGAAAACAATTCTTAGGTCGACTGAACTCAAGCATTCAAGTTGATATTGTTCAAGAGAAGATTACAAATGACTTGCTCGCAAAACTATTGCCATCTGTTAATGTCGTTTTAGATTGCACTGATAACTTTAAAACTAGACAGTTAATCAATGCTGCATGCGTTCACCATCAAACGCCTCTAGTTTCTGGCTCTGCTTTACGCTTCGATGGGCAAGTAGCTGTATTTGATCCCCGCGTTCCAAGTTCTCCTTGTTATGCATGCATCTTCTCTCCCGAGGAAGAGTTTGAAGAAGTTAGTTGCTCTAGCATGGGCATCTTTTCTCCACTGGTTGGCATCATCGGCGCTATTCAAGCTGCGCAAGCGCTTCAGGTCATGATTGGTTTTGGAGAGTCGCTTCTTGGACGAATGTTGCTGTGGAATGCGCGAACAACACAGATAGATCAGATCAAAATTGCCCGCAATCCTGACTGCCCTGTTTGCGCAAGCAAGCGGATTTAA
- a CDS encoding ComF family protein → MQLLQNLIQSISGQLLPTACIICKQFQAANVCNSCLQRLYHDSLLNYECCYQCATPLQSAELSSGRCNSCDRQTPAFDQTVCLDRYDGTLQEALHQLKYQKRHSFAHGLSDVWNTLLASTIDDQSIDYLVPVPLSQKKLLTRGFNQSWELARRIQCGKHIQKLAFTLKRFHDIEQQAGKNFSARQQDIHGMFYIDAKDVPLLKGKSVVVFDDVMTTGATLNEIARTLKMIGVTWVGNWVLLRTTKLMP, encoded by the coding sequence ATGCAACTTCTACAGAATCTGATTCAATCAATTAGCGGACAGCTTTTGCCAACCGCATGCATCATCTGCAAACAATTCCAAGCCGCCAACGTATGCAATTCTTGTCTACAAAGGCTTTACCACGACAGTCTTTTGAATTATGAGTGTTGCTACCAATGCGCAACACCACTGCAGTCAGCAGAATTAAGTTCGGGCAGATGCAATAGCTGCGATAGACAAACACCTGCGTTTGATCAAACAGTATGTCTTGACCGTTATGATGGCACTCTTCAAGAGGCACTTCATCAACTCAAGTATCAAAAACGTCATTCATTTGCCCATGGCCTAAGTGACGTTTGGAACACCCTATTAGCCAGCACGATAGATGACCAATCAATTGATTATTTAGTACCAGTCCCGTTGAGTCAGAAAAAATTACTTACCCGTGGATTTAACCAAAGCTGGGAGCTAGCAAGAAGAATTCAGTGCGGCAAGCACATTCAGAAACTAGCTTTCACCCTCAAGCGATTTCATGACATAGAACAACAAGCTGGTAAAAATTTCTCTGCACGACAACAAGATATCCATGGAATGTTTTATATTGATGCAAAAGACGTTCCGCTCCTTAAAGGTAAATCCGTTGTTGTCTTTGATGACGTGATGACTACGGGGGCAACCTTAAATGAGATAGCGCGCACCCTCAAAATGATTGGTGTTACTTGGGTTGGTAATTGGGTGTTATTGAGAACCACTAAACTGATGCCCTAG